In a single window of the Salmo trutta chromosome 23, fSalTru1.1, whole genome shotgun sequence genome:
- the LOC115159653 gene encoding small nuclear ribonucleoprotein Sm D3 — MSIGVPIKILHEAEGHIVTCETNTGEVYRGKLIEAEDNMNCQMSNITVTHRDGRVAQLEQVYIRGSKIRFLILPDMLKNAPMLKSMKNKNQGTGAGRGKAAILKAQVAARGRGRGGGIGRGTIFQKRR; from the exons ATGTCCATCGGCGTGCCCATCAAGATTCTGCATGAAGCAGAGGGTCACATTGTGACCTGTGAGACCAACACTGGTGAAGTGTACAGAGGCAAGCTCATTGAGGCTGAGGACAACATGAACTGCCAG ATGTCCAATATCACTGTGACTCATCGGGATGGCCGTGTAGCCCAACTAGAGCAGGTCTACATCCGGGGCAGCAAGATTCGCTTCCTGATTTTACCGGACATGTTAAAGAATGCTCCTATGTTAAAGAGCATGAAAAACAAGAACCAGGGCACAGGAGCAGGAAGGGGGAAGGCAGCCATTCTCAAAGCCCAGG TGGCTGCAAGAGGACGGGGTCGTGGCGGAGGAATTGGAAGAGGAACCATTTTCCAGAAGAGGCGATAG
- the camkk2 gene encoding calcium/calmodulin-dependent protein kinase kinase 2 isoform X2, with the protein MFPCVSSWPSAEPPSPCGHAPLPTHTHTQPLLCSGPAPTMNPHPHPVPDYMESLIVVTEYEPEEVEDMDSSETGAPLFRTPSCDQLSHAVGRPVALFPKPQEHRGRLNLSDRKLSLQERSQTASSPCGSPGLNGRFIYPSLPYSPITSPHSSPRLPRRPTVESHRVSITDLQDCVQLNQYKLKDEIGKGSYGVVKLAYNEDDNTYYAMKVLSKKRLMRQAGFPRRPPPRGAKAAPEGPPQPKGPLERVYQEIAILKKLDHPNVVKLVEVLDDPGEDHLYMVFELVKQGAVMEEMPTDKPLNKDQARFYFQDLLRGIEFLHYQRIIHRDIKPSNLLVGEDGHIKIADFGVSNQFEGEDALLTSTVGTPAFLAPETLSETRKNFSGKALDIWAMGVTLYCFVFGVCPFMDERILSLHQKIKTQPVELPEHADISDDLKDLLLKMLDKNPESRISIPQIKVHPWVTRHGAEPLPLEDDNCCMLIEVTEEEVENSVKHIPSLATVILVRTMLRKRSFGNPFDWGRQRTEDRSTSLSAPGHMLTKQESMEGMRSMDLPFVGEDEALS; encoded by the exons ATGTTTCCGTGTGTTTCCTCCTGGCCCTCTGCTGAGCCCCCGTCGCCCTGTGGCCATGCCCCTctgcccacacacactcacacacagcccctGCTGTGCAGCGGCCCTGCCCCAACAATGAACCCTCACCCCCACCCTGTCCCAGACTACATGGAGTCCCTCATCGTGGTGACCGAGTACGAGCCCGAGGAGGTGGAGGACATGGACAGCTCCGAGACCGGCGCACCCCTCTTCAGAACCCCCTCCTGCGACCAGCTGTCCCATGCTGTGGGCCGCCCCGTCGCCCTGTTCCCCAAGCCCCAGGAGCACCGGGGAAGACTAAACCTGTCGGACAGGAAGCTGTCCCTGCAGGAGCGCTCCCAGACGGCCTCGTCTCCCTGCGGCTCCCCAGGGCTCAACGGCCGCTTCATCTACCCCTCACTGCCCTACTCGCCCATCACCTCGCCCCACTCCTCCCCCCGGCTGCCCCGTAGACCCACCGTGGAGTCTCACCGCGTCTCCATCACTGACCTGCAG gacTGTGTGCAGCTCAACCAGTACAAGCTCAAAGATGAAATCGGAAAG GGCTCATATGGTGTTGTCAAGCTGGCCTACAATGAAGACGACAACACCTACTAT gCAATGAAAGTGCTGTCCAAGAAGAGGCTGATGAGGCAGGCAGGTTTCCCAC GGAGACCGCCCCCCCGCGGCGCCAAAGCAGCCCCTGAAGGCCCCCCTCAGCCCAAAGGACCCCTGGAACGGGTCTACCAGGAGATTGCCATCCTGAAAAAGCTGGACCATCCCAATGTAGTGAAACTGGTAGAG GTTCTGGATGACCCTGGTGAGGACCATCTGTACATGG TGTTTGAGCTAGTCAAACAGGG GGCTGTGATGGAGGAGATGCCCACGGACAAGCCGCTGAATAAAGACCAGGCACGGTTCTACTTCCAAGACCTGCTCAGGGGGATTGAGTTCT TGCATTACCAGAGGATCATCCACCGGGACATCAAGCCCTCTAACCTCCTAGTTGGGGAGGACGGTCATATTAAGATCGCTGACTTTGGGGTCAGTAACCAGTTTGAGGGGGAAGACGCCCTTCTGACAAGCACGGTGGGCACGCCCGCCTTCCTCGCCCCAGAGACCCTCTCCGAGACCAGGAAGAACTTCTCTGGCAAG GCATTGGATATTTGGGCCATGGGAGTGACGCTCTATTGTTTCGTGTTTGGAGTG TGTCCCTTTATGGATGAACGCATCCTTAGTCTTCATCAGAAGATCAAGACCCAGCCAGTGGAGCTGCCAGAGCA TGCAGACATATCTGACGATCTGAAAGATCTGCTACTGAAGATGCTGGACAAGAATCCAGAGAGCAGGATATCAATACCACAGATTAAG GTGCACCCGTGGGTGACGAGGCACGGAGCGGAACCCCTCCCTCTGGAGGATGATAACTGCTGCATGCTGATTGAGGTGAccgaggaggaggtggagaactCTGTCAAACACATCCCCAGTCTGGCCACTGTG ATCCTGGTGAGGACCATGCTGAGGAAGCGCTCCTTTGGGAACCCCTTTGACTGGGGCCGTCAGAGGACCGAGGACAGAAGCACCAGTCTGTCTGCACCGGGACACATGCTCAC GAAACAAGAGAGCATGGAGGGCATGAGAAGTATGGACCTGCCCTTCGTGGGAGAAGATGAGGCTCTTTCCTGA
- the camkk2 gene encoding calcium/calmodulin-dependent protein kinase kinase 2 isoform X1, with protein sequence MFPCVSSWPSAEPPSPCGHAPLPTHTHTQPLLCSGPAPTMNPHPHPVPDYMESLIVVTEYEPEEVEDMDSSETGAPLFRTPSCDQLSHAVGRPVALFPKPQEHRGRLNLSDRKLSLQERSQTASSPCGSPGLNGRFIYPSLPYSPITSPHSSPRLPRRPTVESHRVSITDLQDCVQLNQYKLKDEIGKGSYGVVKLAYNEDDNTYYAMKVLSKKRLMRQAGFPRRPPPRGAKAAPEGPPQPKGPLERVYQEIAILKKLDHPNVVKLVEVLDDPGEDHLYMVFELVKQGAVMEEMPTDKPLNKDQARFYFQDLLRGIEFLHYQRIIHRDIKPSNLLVGEDGHIKIADFGVSNQFEGEDALLTSTVGTPAFLAPETLSETRKNFSGKALDIWAMGVTLYCFVFGVCPFMDERILSLHQKIKTQPVELPEHADISDDLKDLLLKMLDKNPESRISIPQIKVHPWVTRHGAEPLPLEDDNCCMLIEVTEEEVENSVKHIPSLATVILVRTMLRKRSFGNPFDWGRQRTEDRSTSLSAPGHMLTKGRAGNDTATFIVTKEGNKRAWRA encoded by the exons ATGTTTCCGTGTGTTTCCTCCTGGCCCTCTGCTGAGCCCCCGTCGCCCTGTGGCCATGCCCCTctgcccacacacactcacacacagcccctGCTGTGCAGCGGCCCTGCCCCAACAATGAACCCTCACCCCCACCCTGTCCCAGACTACATGGAGTCCCTCATCGTGGTGACCGAGTACGAGCCCGAGGAGGTGGAGGACATGGACAGCTCCGAGACCGGCGCACCCCTCTTCAGAACCCCCTCCTGCGACCAGCTGTCCCATGCTGTGGGCCGCCCCGTCGCCCTGTTCCCCAAGCCCCAGGAGCACCGGGGAAGACTAAACCTGTCGGACAGGAAGCTGTCCCTGCAGGAGCGCTCCCAGACGGCCTCGTCTCCCTGCGGCTCCCCAGGGCTCAACGGCCGCTTCATCTACCCCTCACTGCCCTACTCGCCCATCACCTCGCCCCACTCCTCCCCCCGGCTGCCCCGTAGACCCACCGTGGAGTCTCACCGCGTCTCCATCACTGACCTGCAG gacTGTGTGCAGCTCAACCAGTACAAGCTCAAAGATGAAATCGGAAAG GGCTCATATGGTGTTGTCAAGCTGGCCTACAATGAAGACGACAACACCTACTAT gCAATGAAAGTGCTGTCCAAGAAGAGGCTGATGAGGCAGGCAGGTTTCCCAC GGAGACCGCCCCCCCGCGGCGCCAAAGCAGCCCCTGAAGGCCCCCCTCAGCCCAAAGGACCCCTGGAACGGGTCTACCAGGAGATTGCCATCCTGAAAAAGCTGGACCATCCCAATGTAGTGAAACTGGTAGAG GTTCTGGATGACCCTGGTGAGGACCATCTGTACATGG TGTTTGAGCTAGTCAAACAGGG GGCTGTGATGGAGGAGATGCCCACGGACAAGCCGCTGAATAAAGACCAGGCACGGTTCTACTTCCAAGACCTGCTCAGGGGGATTGAGTTCT TGCATTACCAGAGGATCATCCACCGGGACATCAAGCCCTCTAACCTCCTAGTTGGGGAGGACGGTCATATTAAGATCGCTGACTTTGGGGTCAGTAACCAGTTTGAGGGGGAAGACGCCCTTCTGACAAGCACGGTGGGCACGCCCGCCTTCCTCGCCCCAGAGACCCTCTCCGAGACCAGGAAGAACTTCTCTGGCAAG GCATTGGATATTTGGGCCATGGGAGTGACGCTCTATTGTTTCGTGTTTGGAGTG TGTCCCTTTATGGATGAACGCATCCTTAGTCTTCATCAGAAGATCAAGACCCAGCCAGTGGAGCTGCCAGAGCA TGCAGACATATCTGACGATCTGAAAGATCTGCTACTGAAGATGCTGGACAAGAATCCAGAGAGCAGGATATCAATACCACAGATTAAG GTGCACCCGTGGGTGACGAGGCACGGAGCGGAACCCCTCCCTCTGGAGGATGATAACTGCTGCATGCTGATTGAGGTGAccgaggaggaggtggagaactCTGTCAAACACATCCCCAGTCTGGCCACTGTG ATCCTGGTGAGGACCATGCTGAGGAAGCGCTCCTTTGGGAACCCCTTTGACTGGGGCCGTCAGAGGACCGAGGACAGAAGCACCAGTCTGTCTGCACCGGGACACATGCTCAC CAAAGGGAGAGCGGGCAATGATACTGCTACATTCATAGTCACCAAAGAAG GAAACAAGAGAGCATGGAGGGCATGA